The following is a genomic window from Choloepus didactylus isolate mChoDid1 chromosome 5, mChoDid1.pri, whole genome shotgun sequence.
CAGGTCATAGAGAATTTAAACCCCAAGAGAGCTTTACAAGTTTTATTTTACACAGGAAACACAAATAGAAGGACATAGTCTGCCTCTTTTTTCTCTACAgcaacaaacaggaaaataatcCAGGGTAAGCATTCTGTACTGAGACCCCTGATAGCCCAGGCTGCTGGCTTTGACCATGGAACCCATGCCAGTTAGCATAAAGTCTGCATTTTCTGCAATAATAAAAGCTGTGACATGCCAGAAACTTTTCATGTACTCCTTCTGAGCCTCACATTAATCTTAAAGGGCAGGCATCTTTACGCACTCTGACTCCACCTCGCCCCACCCCCAGCTGTgggatcttgagcaagttattaacttctctgggcctctgtttcctcatttgcagaaatggggataatagtacccACCTTATAGGGTTAGGAGGATTAAATGGAGTCATATTTGCCATGCACTTCACCCACAGCCAATAAACGGTGGCTGCTGTTACTATAATTGCTGCGACTATTATCATCTGCTTTTCCCAGATGAGGGCACTGAAGCTCAGAGGTTAAGCCCCTTGGTCAAGGATACCCAGCTGGCACTGACCCAGGTCTACCTGACCTCAAAGCTCTGCTCCTCGCCCTCTGCCAGCCCGAGAGAGACAAGGCCTGGATGCTCCAAGACCCCGGGAAGGAGGCTCCAGGAGCCCCTGACCCACCATGCCAGCCCCAGTGTCCCTGAGTCCTGCCCCGCCGCGTGGCAGCCCCACCTGAGGACAGTGAGGCGCCGGAAGCAGGGCTGCAGCTCCCGCACACCATAGTCATTGAGATTGTTGTTGTCCAGGTCGAGGGCGAGCCGCTTGCGGAAGTGGTGCAGGACGAAGGAGAGAGCACTGCAGTCGGCCGAGCAGGCGTTGCAGAAGGTCAGCTTGAGGTAGTTGGCGCAGATGCCCTTGGCTGCCAGCTGCCCCACCTTCTCGCTCTGCGTCTCGTAGATGCAGCGCAGCATCCAGATGAAGGTGGGCATGGCCTGCACCTGGTTGAAGCTCCCAGACCGAAGCCGGGGCAGGTTCTTCAGGTGGGACCGCAGACTGGCAAACAGGTGCGCCCACAGGGCCTTGCGCTTTCTCTTCAGGGCCGCCGCGGGCACCAGGTGCTGCAGGAGTTTCTGTTTGGCTTTGGACAGCAGCCCACACAGGAAAAGGTTGGTAAAGTGGAAGTGATCCTTGTTCTTGAAGGGGTCTTCCCCCACCAGGCTGCTGCCCCCCAGGCACCGGAAAGGTAAAGAAGGATAGCAGGACGCCAGTGAGGCCTCCCCAGGAGGCACCCACTCCTGGAAGAACCTGAGCAGCTCTGGCATGCCCACCTTGTCGTCCACCACAAGGAATAAGGCAGTGAAGAAGGCCTGGAGGGTGATGTGGAAAAACTCATAGGACTGCTGATCCCCGCCAGGGTCCAACTCTTGCACGGTCCGCAGGAAACCCAGCTGCAGGTCTCCCTCCTGCATCTTGGAGGCCTGCACTTCCTCTTGGCTGAAGACAAACAGGCTCTTCTCCATGCCCCAGTGGGCCACCTGCCCCAGCGAGTGCAAGGTGCCCCGGCCGGAGCAGAAGGTCTCCGTCTGGCTCCGAGTGTTGCGCTGCACCAGGCTCGTGGGCTGCATCCTGTTCAAGTGGACCTCAGTGACCAGCAGGAAGATGTCGGTCAGTGTTATCGTGCAGTCAGGCAGCTCAGGAGCACTGTCAAAGGCAGTGTGGAAGTGCTGGAAGCACCGGAAAATGATCCAGCAAAAGAGGGGCACAGTGCACAGGCTGCAGAGGTTGGGGTTGGCATCCAGCTGGTCCAGCAGGCGGTCCTGAACTGCCCGGTCGGGGAACATCCTCCTGGTGTAGGCCCGCAGGTGGCTGGGGGAGAAGCCGCGGAGCAGCACCTTCTTCCGAAGGAGCTGGCGTGGGATCTCGATGCCCGTGCGGGCAGTGAGCAGCTTGCTCGCCCCCTTGAGCAGCTTGCCACTGAGCAAACTGGCCAGGAGGACGAGGGGGTGCGCCGGTTCCAAGGGGGAGCAGCTGTCAGGCACACTGCTCAAGTCGAAGTCCGAGTGGAGCTCATCCAGGCCATCGAAGGTGAAGAGGGCCGTGTGGGGAAAGCGCAGCAGGAAGGCAAACACCTCCTCAGGTTCCTGCTCCGGGTAGCAGTAGTGCTTGAAGAGCAGGTCGTGCAGACACAGCGAGTCGCTCTCCTTGAAGCAGCTGAACATGCGGCAGCGGAAGTGGAAGAAGAATTTGATCCCCACGTCCAGCTGCCCCATGGTCCAGAGGCTCTGCAGCCGCTGCAGCAGCATTGACTTGCCCACCCCGGCATCACCGAAGATGAAAATGGTCTCACCCTGCTCGTTGAGGATGCCTGTGGTATGGTCCAGGAGGGAGGCCAGGCTGTCCAAGCTGCCCAGGCTCTCGTTGGCAAAGCCAACCAGCTCCATGACAGTGTCTGTGTACGTCTCCTCCAGCAGCTGCTCCTCCTTCTGCGAGTAGCACAAGATGAACTTGGAGTCTTGGCCCAGTTGATGTCGCAGCTTCTGGGTGTACCTGCTCActggagaaagagaggggaagggcACAGGGGCCCACGGAGGTGAGGGGCCAGGGTAAGAGGtccaggcagagagagggagacaggcgGAAACTGCAACAAACAGGGAGGTGCCCAAGGAGGAGGAGCAACGCACAAACAAACGAAAGCCACTGCCTGAACCCCACGACCAAGTGCAACAATCCCTCAAGTGCAGGCCCTCCAGTGCCTCAAACAGCTGGCCTTCCAGAAGCTGAGGGTCCTGAGGGCAGCAGGCCTCGGCTGGGATGGGCATGGGCGCCGCCTCTGAGCAAGCCTACCTCCTGCAAAGGGAGGGCTCCCCGCTACAGAAGGGGGTTCTATGACTTCCTTTAAAGTAGTTTTGGATCTtaattataattcaataaaactgGACACATATGCACATTTCCAGAAATTCATCTCTAACCCTTTCCTATCAACTTAGTCCAACTTGGTTgcctgtttaaaattttttaagtaaattatatttctatagcTTTGTTGAGgcataatttatataccataattCACCCATTGTAAGTATTATATGCTAGTCAGTTATTTCTAGTAAACTTACCAAGTTGTGCAGACATCACAATCCAATTTAAGAACACCTCCACTGTGCCCCTAAAATTCTCTCGAGCCCATTTGCAGCCAAACCCTGCTCCCAACCCTGGCCCCGTGCAACTGTTGATCTGCTTTCTGACTGTAAATTTACCTTTTGTGGACActtcataaaaatagaatcatacaatatgtagtcttctGGCTATTTAAAGGAACCAATGCAGAAGTCTTTTGTGAGAACTGTTCACCACGGGAAAACCTTCCTTTCTCGTGGGGGAAGGACGTGTAGTAGTAAGAGGCAGAAGCTGGTGATGGCCGTGGGCATCTCAGCTGCCCTGCGTGCCTCCCTGGGCCTGCTGGGGGCCCAGACGCAGACACTGGGTCCTGGACTGCTGGGGGCCTTGCTCGCCCAAAACATGCACCTGACTTTCTGGGACACCGTCCTTTGCTTCTGTTTTCAAAGTCAAGCTGGATTCTGTAAAAACCAGGGTTTGGGACCTTAGGGCTGCTATGTTGCCAAGCACTGTGTCAAAGTGGAAAGAACGAGAGGATGGAAAGAAGACTCCCTGACCCTCCAGACCAGCTCATGGCCCCAAGAATATATTCTCATGCTACCCTCTCCTGGCACCTGTTGTCCTTGTCACCATGGGCACTTCTACATTTGAGTGATCGTGTTAACAAATGCTGGTCTGCTGCATTAGACTCTAAGCTCCCTGAAGCCTGGGTCTGTTCATCACCGTATCCCTGGTATCGGCCCAGTGCCTTGGCATATGGTGGGTGCCCCATAAGTACTTGTTGAATTTGTCAATTAACAGGTTTCCATGGTGCTTTGGAAATAAGAACTGGTACCCAGGGTGATCGATGAATACTTTGCCTAGAGTCAAAcccagaaagaattttaaaaggaaaaaaaaaaaactacaacctcAAATTTATGCAACCATTAAAATCTTTTATATATGTCAGAATAGGAAGTAAGCAACAGGTCAGAATGGAGGCCACTCCCACACTGCCATGGGCTCTTCTATAAACCAGACAGCCACACATGGCCGGTTCAGTCCTAGTCGCCCGGGCTGCACTTGGAGACCCAGGCTAGCTGTCTCCTAAAATAAATATAGCCCCTCCCACCTGCTACCTGGTGGACCAAGCGTTTATGCTCTGCTGGGCCTAAATACGGCATCAATATCATCCCCAAACCCCCAGGCCTTGCCTGCACTGGTGTCTGCACTGCCCTGGGGCTGACTCGTACCTGGGTCAGTGTTGACCACAGCTCTGCTCTGAATGAGCTGGGAAGGGGAGAAGCCGATTTCCAGCAGCCAAGGCCTCAGGTCCACATAAGCATCTGCAAGTTGCTGGAGCACGAAGAGGAAGAACTCGGACACCTCCTCACCCTTGCTCTGGACCAGGTCCAGAATTTTACGGACCTGGCAGGGGCACACGAGCTGGCATTAGGGTCAACCCCTCCTGGAAAGGCCCCATAGGAGCACATGGCAGAGCTCCGAGCTCCTACCTCTTGCTTGGCCCTCCACCCAGCTGGTGTGCGAGTCAACATGTTGGAGGCCTAGAATCTGTGAAATAGACCAACCACCTTAATCAAGAAATCAAACCTCACAGCTCTAAGGGAGCAGAGGCTTCCGTGAgcctaaaaataaaaaggtaggCCTCTGTACTGGAGCCACTATGCACCCACGCAACTCTGTCACCTTTTCCCTCTGAACTCAGTGTCCGGGAATGAATGTGAAGAGGAAAGAAGTCACATCTCAGGGATAATGAGGTGGGAGCAAGGGCATAACAGACCCCGGTATGTTATACAGTTATGACAAGCTTtttggtcattaaaaaaaaaaaaaaaaaaaaggcagacaaaAAATCCAAAGAGGAGACCAAAGTTCACAACGGTGCTACTAGCCTTCCCCCAAGAACACCTTCTTGTCCCTTCTGAGCCCCAATGCAATTACATTACAAATGGACTTGGTTATTCCTCTTACCAAGGAGGATTTTTTGGTCTTGCCGATTATATTTTTCAGAAGATGACCTAAAGCTAAAGTGAAACGAAGGGCTGTTAAGACTTCTCACAAGTGGAATGCAGAAAAGTCTTTATGTGACCCAGCTTAGGCTGTAGGCATTACTGAATCTGATGCAATGTCCATTCTGAGTTTTACCCTGCAATGAGCAGTtctccaaatttaaaaatggtgaaTGATCATTCCTGCTAATGTTTAATGCtcattttatctttctctccTAGTAGtttaaagtgaatttaaaaaggaattgTTTGGGAGCCAACACAGTTGGCTGAGATATGAGCAGCTGGAGCTGAGATATGAGTTTACTCTAGCACATAAACACAGAAGTTATGGAATAAGCCGAGAGCTCAGGCATTTAGGGCCTATAGGGACCCCAAAGTGAAATGCTGCCCCAGACACTAAATTCCCAAAGCTCCCTGCTCAGGTGAAGAGGGACCGGTCAACCCGCCTGGGCCTGGGCACCTTGTCCGGCCGGGTGGGGCAGGCACACACGATCTCCGCGTCCTCGGCCGAGAAGTAGTCATTCTTCAGCAAATTGTCCACCAGACACTGCGTGTTGCGGATGTGAGTGACCAGAAGCTCCCGGTTGATTCTCAACAATTTAATGTGCGACTCAGATGGGATTATTTCCATCTCACTGTGGGCCTGCTTTTCCATGGTTAAAGCAGCGAGCAGCTACTCTTCCCAAGTTCATCTTTGGTGGCATCTGTCTTCCTAGCAGAGGGCAACGAGGATCCAGGGCCCCTGCCCCTCAGCACAGCCCCTGAGAAAACAAATCACCATCAAAACAAAGGCATGGCAAGgatccacccctcacccccacctcgcAGTGCTCTGGGATTCCTCCTCTGCTTAAGAATTGTATCTGAGATGCACTAAGAGAAAATTCTAATTTAAATGCTTCCACTTGTGGGTTACATTGCTAAAGGAGGCAACCAGAGGTAGCCAATCCTTTTGTTTAgaagaacttcatttttttttttttttttttttttaaaggcaaagtGTGCCTAGATCCCAGACTGGGATGGAGTTCAAAGTTTTATTGCTTTATGTAATAAGGTTAACTGGAACTGGAGGTTTTCACATGCTGCAAAAGGGGAGAGCGCCCAGAATTTTGGAGAAGAGGAACTGTGGGGGGTGCAGGGGAGAAAAAATCTAAGCAAAAAAATGCCTGCAGAGACAGCCACCAAGAGCCAGGGAACCTGGGAAGGTGACTTATCATTTGTCATTACTTATTCTGTGGTATATCATAGCCCTCCTCCAAGCCCCGCTGTGGTCATACTCTCAGCAGTATCTGTTCTATATGACAACCTGGGGACTGGAGGAGAAGCAGTGACCACCTGTGGAGTGACATGGGACAGAGGGATGGCAAAGGCCCAGGAGAAAGGACAGAGAATTGGCATGGGAGTTCAGAGTGATAGATGACTGGGAAACCACCTCCCGGAAAATCGTGAAAACCATGTGCAAGTGCTGAACTTTACTGTCTGGATAGGAACGGGGGCCCAAGCTTCTTTATTTGGGTATTTAAAAACACTTGGGGTGACTCCTCCGGCTCCCGTGGCTACAGTGGCGCTCGCCCCAGTGTCTCCCACGTGCACCCCAGCTGCCTCCTAGCGGCGCGGCGCCCGCTCCTACGCCTAAAATCACTAATGTGTGATTTCAGTGGAATAAATGGCGTCCAAAGTCACAGATACCATAGTCTGGTATCAGAagaagttactcctccagggaagtaggtagaaggccaggaactgcatggactggacactgcagagcaatttgactttgggcatacttcatacaacactcaagaaCACGTCAAagtgctgagatcagcgaaatctgtaagtttttgtggccaggggacccgtgcccctccctgccaggctcagtcccgtgggaggaggggccatcaacgctggaaaggagaagggagaactgcagtggcagctcttatcggaaactcattctactgatccaaactccaaccacagatagactgagaccagatatcAGAGAAtccgagagcagccagcccagcagagaggagatagggatagcaagaaacagcaagaaaagcccaaaaagaaaagtggaggctttttggagttctggtgaacatagaaaggggaagggcagagctcaggccctgaggctcatatgcaaatccctaagaaaaactgaattctctgccccctggacttttccttaatggccctaattgctttgtctcttagcatttcaataacccatcagatctgcgaggagggtcctttccttttttttttttatcttttcttttttctttttctaaaacaattactctaagaagcccaatacagaaagcctcaaagacttgcaatttgggcaggtcaagacaagagcagaaataagagagctctgagacaaaaggcaataatccagtggctgagaaaattcactaaacaccacaacctcccaagaaaaggggggcttccgctcagcagactgggagcctccctacatagccctgcagcccagaaccgccctggggggatggcactcacctgtgacatagcacagtcatccctcaacagaggaccagggggtgcatggcctggaagagggacccactcgcaagtctcaggggccataccaaggacttgtgggtcagtggcagagacaaactgtggcaggactgaactgaaagattagactattgcagcagctttaaaactccaggaacaccagggagatttgcttgttagagctgcccccactccctgaccactcagacacatgccccatatacagggcaggcaataccaactatacacacaagcttggtacaacaattggaccccacaagactcactcccccactcaccacaaagggaaagcaggggagaactggcttgaggggaacaggtggctcgtggacgccacctgctgcttagttagagaaactgtactccatgaagctgtagagctgacaaattagagataaggacttcaattggtctacaaatcctaaaagaaccctatcaagttaagcaaatgccaagaggccaaaatcaacagaaaattttaaagcatatgaaaaaaccagacgatatggataatctaagcccaagcacccaaatcaaaagatcagaggaggcacagtacctagagcaactaatcaaagaactaaagatgaacgacaaGACtgtggcatgggatataaaggacatgaagaagacattgcaagactaaataaaaaaatagatgatcttatggaaattaaagaaactgttgaccaaatttaaaagattctggatactcatagtacaagactagaggaagttgaacaatgaatcagtgacctggaagatgaaagaatggaaaatgaaagcataaaagaaagaatggggaaaaaacttgaaaaaatcgaaatggacctcagggatatgatagataacataaaacgtccaaatataagactcattggtgttccagaagcggaagagaagggtaaaggtctaggaagagtattcaaagaaattgttggggaaaacttcccaaatcttctaaacaccataaatatacaaatcataaatgcccagcgaactccaaatacaataaatacaaataaacctactccgagacatattctgatcacactgtcaaacacggaagagaaggagcaagttctgaaagccgcaagaggaaagcaattcaccacatacaaaggaaacagcataagactaagtagtgactactcagcagccatcatggaagtgagaaggtagtggcacaacatatttaaaattctgagtgagaaaagtttctaaccaagaatactttatccagcggagctctccttcaaatttgagggagagcttaaatttttcacagacaaacaaatgctgagagaatttgctaacaagagacctgccctactggagatactaaagggagccctacagacagagaaacgaagaaaggtaagagacacaaggagaaaggttcagtactaaagagatttggtatgggtacattaaaggatattaatagagagagggaaaaatatagatgacaaacataaaccaaaggataagatggctgattcaagaaatgccttcatggttataactttgaatgtaaatggattaaactccccaattaaaagatatagattcgcagaatggatcaaaaaaaaatggaccatcaatatgctgcatacaagagacttatcttagacacaggaacacaaagaaattgaaagtgaaaggatggaaaaaaatatttcatgccagctacagccaaaagaaagcaggtgtagcaatattaatctcagataaaatagactttaaatgcagggatgttttgagagacaaagaaggccactacatactaataaaaggggcaattcaacaagaagaaataacaatcataaatgtctatgcacccaatcaaggtgccacaaaatatatgagagaaacactggcaaaactaaaggaaacaattgatgtttccacaataattgtgggagacttcaacacatcactctctcctatagatagatcaaccagacaaaagaccaataaggaaactgaaaacctaaacaatctgataaatgaattagatt
Proteins encoded in this region:
- the NOD1 gene encoding nucleotide-binding oligomerization domain-containing protein 1 isoform X4; the encoded protein is MTTSRPRTRRSCVPAPPGRTSEQVHPEAATSTGPRLQVHLVLLAEGGAAAGGDVHRHCHGAGWLCQREPGQLGQPGLPPGPYHRHPQRAGCFKESDSLCLHDLLFKHYCYPEQEPEEVFAFLLRFPHTALFTFDGLDELHSDFDLSSVPDSCSPLEPAHPLVLLASLLSGKLLKGASKLLTARTGIEIPRQLLRKKVLLRGFSPSHLRAYTRRMFPDRAVQDRLLDQLDANPNLCSLCTVPLFCWIIFRCFQHFHTAFDSAPELPDCTITLTDIFLLVTEVHLNRMQPTSLVQRNTRSQTETFCSGRGTLHSLGQVAHWGMEKSLFVFSQEEVQASKMQEGDLQLGFLRTVQELDPGGDQQSYEFFHITLQAFFTALFLVVDDKVGMPELLRFFQEWVPPGEASLASCYPSLPFRCLGGSSLVGEDPFKNKDHFHFTNLFLCGLLSKAKQKLLQHLVPAAALKRKRKALWAHLFASLRSHLKNLPRLRSGSFNQVQAMPTFIWMLRCIYETQSEKVGQLAAKGICANYLKLTFCNACSADCSALSFVLHHFRKRLALDLDNNNLNDYGVRELQPCFRRLTVLRLSVNQITDSGVKVLCEELTKYKILTYLGLYNNQITDVGARYVAKILDECKGLQYLKLGKNQITSEGGKCVALAVKNSKSIFEIGMWGNKIGDEGAKAFAEALRNHPSLTNLSLAFNGISTEGGKSLAEALQWNTSLRIFWLTQNELNDEVAESLAEMLKVNQTLKHLWLIQNQITTKGIAQLADALQRNTGIMEICLNGNLIKPEEAKVFEDEKRIICF
- the NOD1 gene encoding nucleotide-binding oligomerization domain-containing protein 1 isoform X1 is translated as MEKQAHSEMEIIPSESHIKLLRINRELLVTHIRNTQCLVDNLLKNDYFSAEDAEIVCACPTRPDKVRKILDLVQSKGEEVSEFFLFVLQQLADAYVDLRPWLLEIGFSPSQLIQSRAVVNTDPVSRYTQKLRHQLGQDSKFILCYSQKEEQLLEETYTDTVMELVGFANESLGSLDSLASLLDHTTGILNEQGETIFIFGDAGVGKSMLLQRLQSLWTMGQLDVGIKFFFHFRCRMFSCFKESDSLCLHDLLFKHYCYPEQEPEEVFAFLLRFPHTALFTFDGLDELHSDFDLSSVPDSCSPLEPAHPLVLLASLLSGKLLKGASKLLTARTGIEIPRQLLRKKVLLRGFSPSHLRAYTRRMFPDRAVQDRLLDQLDANPNLCSLCTVPLFCWIIFRCFQHFHTAFDSAPELPDCTITLTDIFLLVTEVHLNRMQPTSLVQRNTRSQTETFCSGRGTLHSLGQVAHWGMEKSLFVFSQEEVQASKMQEGDLQLGFLRTVQELDPGGDQQSYEFFHITLQAFFTALFLVVDDKVGMPELLRFFQEWVPPGEASLASCYPSLPFRCLGGSSLVGEDPFKNKDHFHFTNLFLCGLLSKAKQKLLQHLVPAAALKRKRKALWAHLFASLRSHLKNLPRLRSGSFNQVQAMPTFIWMLRCIYETQSEKVGQLAAKGICANYLKLTFCNACSADCSALSFVLHHFRKRLALDLDNNNLNDYGVRELQPCFRRLTVLRLSVNQITDSGVKVLCEELTKYKILTYLGLYNNQITDVGARYVAKILDECKGLQYLKLGKNQITSEGGKCVALAVKNSKSIFEIGMWGNKIGDEGAKAFAEALRNHPSLTNLSLAFNGISTEGGKSLAEALQWNTSLRIFWLTQNELNDEVAESLAEMLKVNQTLKHLWLIQNQITTKGIAQLADALQRNTGIMEICLNGNLIKPEEAKVFEDEKRIICF
- the NOD1 gene encoding nucleotide-binding oligomerization domain-containing protein 1 isoform X3; its protein translation is MEKQAHSEMEIIPSESHIKLLRINRELLVTHIRNTQCLVDNLLKNDYFSAEDAEIVCACPTRPDKVRKILDLVQSKGEEVSEFFLFVLQQLADAYVDLRPWLLEIGFSPSQLIQSRAVVNTDPVSRYTQKLRHQLGQDSKFILCYSQKEEQLLEETYTDTVMELVGFANESLGSLDSLASLLDHTTGILNEQGETIFIFGDAGVGKSMLLQRLQSLWTMGQLDVGIKFFFHFRCRMFSCFKESDSLCLHDLLFKHYCYPEQEPEEVFAFLLRFPHTALFTFDGLDELHSDFDLSSVPDSCSPLEPAHPLVLLASLLSGKLLKGASKLLTARTGIEIPRQLLRKKVLLRGFSPSHLRAYTRRMFPDRAVQDRLLDQLDANPNLCSLCTVPLFCWIIFRCFQHFHTAFDSAPELPDCTITLTDIFLLVTEVHLNRMQPTSLVQRNTRSQTETFCSGRGTLHSLGQVAHWGMEKSLFVFSQEEVQASKMQEGDLQLGFLRTVQELDPGGDQQSYEFFHITLQAFFTALFLVVDDKVGMPELLRFFQEWVPPGEASLASCYPSLPFRCLGGSSLVGEDPFKNKDHFHFTNLFLCGLLSKAKQKLLQHLVPAAALKRKRKALWAHLFASLRSHLKNLPRLRSGSFNQVQAMPTFIWMLRCIYETQSEKVGQLAAKGICANYLKLTFCNACSADCSALSFVLHHFRKRLALDLDNNNLNDYGVRELQPCFRRLTVLRLSVNQITDSGVKVLCEELTKYKILTYLGLYNNQITDVGARYVAKILDECKGLQYLKLGKNQITSEGGKCVALAVKNSKSIFEIGMWGNKIGDEGAKAFAEALRNHPSLTNLSLAFNGISTEGGKSLAEALQWNTSLRIFWLTQNELNDEVAESLAEMLKVNQTLKHLWLIQNQITTKGIAQLADALQRNTGIMEI
- the NOD1 gene encoding nucleotide-binding oligomerization domain-containing protein 1 isoform X2; amino-acid sequence: MEKQAHSEMEIIPSESHIKLLRINRELLVTHIRNTQCLVDNLLKNDYFSAEDAEIVCACPTRPDKVRKILDLVQSKGEEVSEFFLFVLQQLADAYVDLRPWLLEIGFSPSQLIQSRAVVNTDPVSRYTQKLRHQLGQDSKFILCYSQKEEQLLEETYTDTVMELVGFANESLGSLDSLASLLDHTTGILNEQGETIFIFGDAGVGKSMLLQRLQSLWTMGQLDVGIKFFFHFRCRMFSCFKESDSLCLHDLLFKHYCYPEQEPEEVFAFLLRFPHTALFTFDGLDELHSDFDLSSVPDSCSPLEPAHPLVLLASLLSGKLLKGASKLLTARTGIEIPRQLLRKKVLLRGFSPSHLRAYTRRMFPDRAVQDRLLDQLDANPNLCSLCTVPLFCWIIFRCFQHFHTAFDSAPELPDCTITLTDIFLLVTEVHLNRMQPTSLVQRNTRSQTETFCSGRGTLHSLGQVAHWGMEKSLFVFSQEEVQASKMQEGDLQLGFLRTVQELDPGGDQQSYEFFHITLQAFFTALFLVVDDKVGMPELLRFFQEWVPPGEASLASCYPSLPFRCLGGSSLVGEDPFKNKDHFHFTNLFLCGLLSKAKQKLLQHLVPAAALKRKRKALWAHLFASLRSHLKNLPRLRSGSFNQVQAMPTFIWMLRCIYETQSEKVGQLAAKGICANYLKLTFCNACSADCSALSFVLHHFRKRLALDLDNNNLNDYGVRELQPCFRRLTVLRLSVNQITDSGVKVLCEELTKYKILTYLGLYNNQITDVGARYVAKILDECKGLQYLKLGKNQITSEGGKCVALAVKNSKSIFEIGMWGNKIGDEGAKAFAEALRNHPSLTNLSLAFNGISTEGGKSLAEALQWNTSLRIFWLTQNELNDEVAESLAEMLKVNQTLKHLWFYFYSFCTHVQAALVVMFTRRSSPLPLSTGVSAFGRSR